In the genome of Macrobrachium nipponense isolate FS-2020 chromosome 34, ASM1510439v2, whole genome shotgun sequence, one region contains:
- the LOC135207779 gene encoding zinc finger BED domain-containing protein 5-like, producing the protein MSIDIKEQVIREIKDAGLFALQLDESTDVSSYSLHLIPNLYLLDTFMRENLEKFLFCQPLETTTKGEDIMKEALASRTLPRELQAILDNAVKRVNYVRSMPVNTRLFKQLCKDLDSEHQLLLFYTKVRWLSKGNVLNRVFELTEELKMFLDMQDKEPIFFNDPLWEPRLAYLADMFDQLNKLNLKLQGKDTTGIPFVDTACYCCQDKELV; encoded by the exons atgtctattgaTATAAAAGAACAAGTGATCAGGGAGATAAAGGATGCTGGCTTATTTGCTCTGCAATTAGATGAGTCCACTGATGTTTCATCTTATTCCCTTCATCTTATTCCCAACTTGTATTTACTAGATACGTTCATGAGGGAAAATTTAGAGAAATTTCTTTTCTGTCAGCCACTTGAAACTACCACCAAAGGTGAAGATATAATGAAAGAG GCACTTGCATCTAGAACCCTCCCTAGGGAACTCCAAGCCATCTTAGACAACGCTGTAAAGAGAGTCAATTATGTAAGATCTATGCCCGTGAACACTCGTCTTTTCAAACAGTTGTGCAAAGATTTAGATTCCGAGCATCAACTTCTGCTTTTCTACACTAAAGTTCGATGGCTATCCAAGGGCAATGTACTGAACAGAGTTTTTGAACTTACAGAAGAGCTAAAGATGTTTTTGGATATGCAAGATAAGGAGCCTATTTTTTTCAATGATCCACTTTGGGAACCACGTTTAGCCTATTTAGCTGACATGTTTGACCAGCTCAACAAACTTAATCTAAAGCTTCAGGGTAAGGACACAACAGGAATTCCCTTTGTTGACACTGCGTGCTATTGTTGCCAAGATAAAGAACTGGTCTAG